The Aedes aegypti strain LVP_AGWG chromosome 3, AaegL5.0 Primary Assembly, whole genome shotgun sequence genome contains a region encoding:
- the LOC110678982 gene encoding protein PET100 homolog, mitochondrial-like encodes MGGWMMEIGRMALYMTFPVAMFHWFNQPEYFEKWVTETKRQIYPPENKEHREAVENCIRTLREKKDRELLAALEELEQKEKQ; translated from the coding sequence ATGGGCGGTTGGATGATGGAAATCGGCAGGATGGCCCTCTACATGACGTTCCCGGTGGCAATGTTCCACTGGTTCAATCAGCCGGAGTATTTTGAGAAGTGGGTGACGGAAACGAAGCGCCAGATCTATCCTCCGGAGAACAAGGAACACCGGGAGGCCGTGGAGAACTGCATCCGGACGCTGCGGGAGAAGAAAGACCGGGAGCTGCTTGCGGCGCTGGAAGAGCTGGAACAGAAGGAAAAACAGTAG